The sequence CCGGCCGGTCTGCACGGGCGTCTATCTCGTCCACTTCTCGAGTCTCGACGGACAGAGCACGGCGAAGCTGGTGCTGGTCAAGTAGCTGGCTCTGGATAGTCTGATCCGAAGAGCGCCGGAGGCATCCTCCGGCGCTCTTGTCTCTCTCCGGTTGCGAGGGACGAGTCCCCGCCGCGCGCGGAAGACGATCTAGCGCAGGAGGGCGAGCCCGGCGATTCCCACCAGGAGGCAGTAGATCCCGAAGAAACCGAAGCGGCCGCGGCCGACGATCTTGAGCAGCGCCGCGATCGAGAGATACCCGAGCGCGAACGAGATCATGCATCCCGCCAAGAGGAGCCCCGCCCGGCCCTGCCCCGCCTCGCGAAGCACTGCGGGGGCTTCGAGAACGATCGCTCCTAGGATCGCGGGGATCGACAGGAGGAAGGAGAAGCGGGCCGCTTCCTCCGGACGGATCCCGAGATAGAGGCCCCCCGAGATCGTGGCCCCCGAGCGGGAGACTCCGGGCAGGAGCGAGAGCGCCTGGAAGAATCCGATCACGAGCGCGCGTCCGATCGACACGGGGCGCGCGCCCCTTCGCACGAGAAGGGTCGAGAGAAGGATGAGTGCCGTGACGAGAAGCTCGATCGACGTCTGCCGGGGGTTCTCGTAGAGCGACTCGAGGCGGCTCCTCGCGAAGAGCCCCGCCGCCACTGATGGCGCCGTCCCCACGGCGAGCGCTAAGACCATCGCGATCGAGGCGCGCTCCCGCTCTCCCCTCCCGCCGCCGAGATAGACGGCAGCCGACCGGGCGAGTTGCGCGAGATCGCGGCGGAAGTAGAGAACGACCGCGGCGAGCGTCCCCAGGTGGAGCACGATCTCGACGGCGATCCCGGGCTGCTCGAGCCCCAGGATCGCGTTGGCCAGCACGAGGTGTCCGCTGCTCGAGATCGGGAGGAACTCCGTGAGGCCCTGGACCACGGCCAGGACGATCATCTCGGGAAGGGTCATCGGATCATGCCGATCCGGAGGAACTCCGGGGGATCGCCGCGCCGCCAGTCCCGGGATGGCAAGCCGAGGGCCCTACGCGCTTCCCAGACGATCGGCGGCCCTGTAGGCTTCGCGGGCCCGATCGTAGAGCCCCTTCTTGTCGAGGGCGATTCCCAGGTTGAACTGGGCGTCCGGATTGCGCGGCTCGATCTCGCAGAGGCGGCTCAGGGCCTCGATGGCCGCGTCCGGCATGTCGCTCTTGTTGTACGCCATCCCCAGGTGGTAGAGCACCTTCGCGTTCTCGGGGTGTTTCTCCCTGCACCGCTGCAGGCAGCGGATCGCAGTCTCGTAGATCCCCTTCTTGAAGTGAAGGACGCCGAGGTAGTACTCGATCTCCCAGTTCTCGGGATCGAGTTCGAGGGCTCGCCTCAGGTAGACGAGCGCATCCTCCGGGCGCTCTTCGATATAGATCAAGCCGAGATTGAAGTAGGCGTCCGAGTAGCCGGGGTCGATCTCGATCGCCGCGCGAAACTCCTCGCCCGCGTCCCGGTTGCGCCCCAGATCGGCGTAGGCCGCGCCCAGGTTGCAGTGGGCCTCGACGCTGAGTGGTTGGATCTCGAGCGCCCGCTGGAAGGCGAGAACGGCCTTCTGATGGTCGCCCGCCTGATCGTGGATGCATCCGATGTTGATCTGAGCCTTTGTCATCCGCGGGTCGAGCTTGATGCAGCGCTCGAACGTGACGATCCCCTCGTCCCAACGCTCCGCCTTCATGAGGGTGACGCCCAGCCGATAGAGCGACTCGGCGTTGTCGGGACCAAGGGCGATGGCCCGCTCGTGATCGGCGCGCGCCCGGTCGAGATCGCCGAGGTCCTCGTGCATGCGGCCATGGAGCGACCAGTACGCGGCCTGATCGGTGCTCTCCGCCGCATGTGCCTCGAGCAGCTCGAGGGCTCGACCCGGCTGCGCGAGCAGGCGGAAGGCCTCGCAGCAACGGCCGAGGATCTCCCAGTCGGCG comes from Candidatus Eisenbacteria bacterium and encodes:
- a CDS encoding undecaprenyl-diphosphate phosphatase, which produces MTLPEMIVLAVVQGLTEFLPISSSGHLVLANAILGLEQPGIAVEIVLHLGTLAAVVLYFRRDLAQLARSAAVYLGGGRGERERASIAMVLALAVGTAPSVAAGLFARSRLESLYENPRQTSIELLVTALILLSTLLVRRGARPVSIGRALVIGFFQALSLLPGVSRSGATISGGLYLGIRPEEAARFSFLLSIPAILGAIVLEAPAVLREAGQGRAGLLLAGCMISFALGYLSIAALLKIVGRGRFGFFGIYCLLVGIAGLALLR
- a CDS encoding tetratricopeptide repeat protein yields the protein ADWEILGRCCEAFRLLAQPGRALELLEAHAAESTDQAAYWSLHGRMHEDLGDLDRARADHERAIALGPDNAESLYRLGVTLMKAERWDEGIVTFERCIKLDPRMTKAQINIGCIHDQAGDHQKAVLAFQRALEIQPLSVEAHCNLGAAYADLGRNRDAGEEFRAAIEIDPGYSDAYFNLGLIYIEERPEDALVYLRRALELDPENWEIEYYLGVLHFKKGIYETAIRCLQRCREKHPENAKVLYHLGMAYNKSDMPDAAIEALSRLCEIEPRNPDAQFNLGIALDKKGLYDRAREAYRAADRLGSA